The Acidimicrobiales bacterium genomic sequence ATTGCCGCCGGCGCTGACCAGCGCCACGCCGGCCGGCGAGGTGGTCGGCGTCCCCGCCGTCGCGGGATCGCCTGTCTCCACGGACTGGTCTTCCTCGTCGCCGGCGACTGCGGTCGTGGCCGCTCCCGGATCGACCGTCGTGGCGCTGCCCGATCCCGACTCCGGCGTCGCGGACGGCGGGCGGCCCTGGGACGAGGCGGCGGTCGCTCGTGCCGGGGCCGGGTCCGTTCGACCGGACGAACCGACGGACGCGGTCAGGAGCGAGAAGGCGATCCCGCCCAACAGGGCCAGGACGCAACCGAGAACGCCGATGGCGATGAGCTCACGGCGACGGCGACGGTCGTCGGCGCGGACGGTGCCGGCCGACTCCGAAGCCGAGGACGGCGAGGGGGCGTCGGACACGCCAGGGTCCTACCCCGACGATCGAGCCCGATGCACCCAGTTGCCCACCGGCCGGACCGGGCGCCGGTCCCAGAACGCGAACTGGCTCCCGATTCGGTCGCCAGAGCGATCGAATCGGGAGCCAGAACGGAGCGCCTGCGGTCAGATCAAGCCGAGCTGAGTGACCTCGTCGCGCTCCTCGCCGAGCTCGGCCACCGAGGCGTCGATGCGCTCGCGGCTGAAGTCGTCGAGCTCGAGGCCCTGCACGATCTCGTACTGGCCGTCCTTGGTGGTGACGGGGAACGACGAGATGAGGCCCTCGGGGACGCCGTAGGAGCCGTCGGAGGGGATGCCCATGCTGACCCAGTCGCCCTCGGGGGTGCCGTCGACCCAGGTGCGGACGTGATCGATGGCGGCGTTGGCGGCCGAGGCGGCGCTGGAGAGGCCGCGGGCCTCGATGATGGCGGCGCCGCGCTTCTGCACGGTGGGGATGAAGTCGCTCTCGAGCCAGGCCTGGTCGTCGATGACCTCGGCGGCGTTGCGACCGCCGATCTTGGCGCGGAACAGGTCCGGGTACTGGGTGGCCGAGTGGTTGCCCCAGATGGTCATGTTGGTGACGTCGCTGACGGGCACGCCGGCCTTCAGCGCGACCTGGGCCTTGGCCCGGTTGTGGTCGAGGCGGGTCATGGCCGTGAAGCGCTCGTTCGGGATGTTCGGCGCGTTGTTCATGGCGATGAGGCAGTTCGTGTTGGCGGGGTTGCCCACCACGAGGATGCGCACGTCGTCGGCGGCGTTGTCGGACAGGGCCTTACCCTGGGCGGTGAAGATGGCGCCGTTGGCGGCCAGCAGCTCACCGCGCTCCATGCCCTTGGTGCGGGGGCGGGAGCCGACCAGCAGGGCGTAGTTCACGCCCTCGAAGGCGACGTTGGCGTCGTCGGTCTGCACCACGCCGGCGAGCAGCGGGAAGGCGCAGTCCTCGAGCTCCATGGCGACGCCGCGCAGCCCGTCGAGGGCCGGCGTGATCTCCAGCAGGTGCAGGATGACCGGCTGATCCGGCCCCAGCAGCTGCCCCGACGCGATGCGGAACAAGATCGAGTACCCGATCTGCCCCGCGCCCCCCGTAACCGCCACCCGAACTGGATCTTTGCTCATCCCCCGAACCTACCCAAAGGACCCGCAGTCACCGAAAAATCGAATCAGCGCCAGCTATCGGGAGGGCGCCCTCGATGGGCGCTCTCCCGATCCCGCCCCCCAAACAGCAGAACGGTCGATGTCCCCGGCACCCACGGGAAACCCGCCAGGTGGCCGCCGAAGGTCGGCGGGTGGCGCCGATCCGGAGGGTCCGAGAGATCGCCACATGCCTTTCCGTGGCGATTCTCGGATACCGGATCGGGGACAGGACCCGCCGACCGCAGGCGGCCGGCCATGCGCGAGACGCGCGCTAGCGCTGGATCGACTTCACCTCGAGGAACTCCTCGAGCCCGTAGACCCCGTTCTCGCGCCCGTACCCGCTCTGTCCGTAGCCGCCGAACGGAGCCAAGATGTTGTACGAGCCGCCGTTGACGTCGATCTGGCCGGCCCGCATGCGTCGCGCCACCGCCTCGGCCCGCTCCTGCGACCCGGACTGCACGCCGCCGGCGAGGCCGTAGAGGGTGCCGTTGGCGATGCGGATGGCGTCCTCCTCGTCCTCGTAGGGGATGATCGACAGGACGGGTCCGAAGATCTCCTCCTGCGCGATGGTCGAGTCGGGGTCGACGTTGGCGAAGACGGTGGGCTGGATGAAGTAGCCGGTGTCGAGGCCCTCGGGGGGCTCGACACCGCCGGTGACGAGGGTGGCGCCCTCGTCGATGCCCTTCTGGATGTAGCTGCGCACCCGGTCGCGCTGGGTGGCGGAGATGACCGGGCCGAGGGTGGCCTCGCTGTCGGCGGGGCCGACCGGGATGGCCTCGGCGGCGGCCTTGGCCAGGGCGGCGACCTCGTCCTGCTTGTCGCGGGGGACCAGCATCCGGGTGTGGGCGGTGCAGGTCTGACCGGAGTTGAGGTAGCAGCCGAACACGCCCTTGCCCACGACCTTCTCGAAATCGGCGTCGTCGAGCAGGATGTTGGCGGACTTGCCGCCGAGCTCGAGGGCGACCCGCTTCACGGTCTTGGCCGCCACCTCGGCGACGCGCTTGCCCGCCGCGGTGGAGCCGGTGAACGACACCATGTTCACGTCGGGGTGCTCGGCGAGGCGCTCGCCGACGACCGGGCCGACACCGGTCACGAGGTTGAACACGCCGGCGGGGAAGCCGACCTCGTCGATGACCTCGGCGAGGATGAAGGCGTTGAGGGGTGCGACCTCGCTGGGCTTGAGCACGACGGTGCAGCCGGCGGCGAGCGCCGGGGCGACCTTGCAGACGATCTGGTGGAGCGGGTAGTTCCACGGGGTGATGGCGCCGACGACGCCGACGGGCTCCTTCACCACGAGGGAGTTGCCGATCTCCTCCTCGAACTCGTAGTTCTCGAGGATCTCGACGTAGTTGGCGGCGTTGCCCACGGGCAGGCCGGCCTGGATCATGTTCGCCCACATGAGGGGCATGCCCACTTCCTGGCTGATGACCTCGCCGATCTCGGCGCTGCGTGCGGCCAGGCCCTCGGCGAGGCGTTGGAGGTACTTCCCGCGCTCCTCCTTGGGGGTGTAGCCCCACGTCTGGAAGGCCGCGGCCGCGGCGGCGACGGCCTTGTCGACGTCGGCCGTTGTCCCCTCGGGGATGTGGCCCATGACCTCTTCGGTGGAGGCGTTGATGACCTCGATCGTGCCCTTGCCATCCGGCTCGACCCAGGCCCCGTCGATGTAGAACTTGTCGTGATCCCTCATGCAGGGAACGCTACCGGCCCGACGCCGCCGGCGTTCCGCCGAACGCTCGCCCGACCGGTCTGCGACCACGTCGGGCCGCAACGAGCGGACGAGCCCGCGGTCAGGCGTCGGCGGCGAGGCCCAGGTTGGCGTAGATCTCGCGGGTCGCGGTGGAGCGGTTGAGGGTGTAGAAGTGCAGGCCCGGGACGCCGGCGTCGAGCAGGTCCTGGCAGAGCTCGGTGGCCACCTCGACGCCGATGCGGCGCAGCTCGGCGGGGTCGTCGCTGGCGGCCACGAGGCGCTCCGCGAGGTCGGCCGGGAACTCGGCGCCGGCCATCTCGGCGAAGCGCTTCACCTGGCCGGCGTTGGTCACCGGCATGATCCCGGGCAGTACCGGCTTGGTGCAGCCGAGGGCGGCGAGCTCGTCGATCATCGAGAGGTAGTCCGAAGCCCGGAAGAAGAACTGGGTGATGCCGAAGTCGGCCACGGCCAGCTTGGCGGCGAGGTGGACGCGGTCGCTGTCGCGGTCGGGCGAGCGGGGGTGCAGCTCGGGGTGGGCGGCCACGCCGACGGAGAAGTCGCCCACCTCGCGCACCAGCTCGACGAGGTCGAGGGCGTAGGTCAGCTCATCGGTGGCGGCGATCTCCTCACCCGCCGGCGGATCGCCCGCCAGGGCCAGGATGTTCTCGATGCCCGCCTCGCGGTAGCCGGTGAGGATGTCCACGAGCTCGTCGCGGGTGTGGCCGATGCAGGTGAGGTGCGCCATCGCCGGCAGGGAGGTGTCCCGCTCGATGTGCAGCACCACGTCGCGGGTGCGCTCGCGGGTGCTGCCGCCGGCGCCGTAGGTGACCGAAACGAACGAGGGCCCGAGGGGCTCGAGCTCGCCGATGGTCTTCTCGAGCAGCGCGGTGGCCTCGTCGGACTTCGGGGGGAAGAACTCGAACGAGTAGGTGCGCCCCGCCGCGAGCAGGTCGGCGATCTTGGTCATGGGGACGCGAGGCTACGGGAGCCGGCCCTCGGGGGCCAACGACCCCCGTGTCGACCTGCCCGGAGCTACGGGATGGGCAGGGGGATGGACCTCGACGCCGCCACACCGAGGCCGACCGCGTTGCGGGCCTTCACCTTGAAGGTGTGGGTGACCCCGGGGGCGAGGCGGACATCGAGCGACCGGGCCGTCGCCGGGAGGTTGAACACCCGCCCACCCGGCAGGATGCGGACCTTGTAGCCGGTGATCGGGGTGCCGCCGTCGAAGAACGGCGGTCGCCACGTGGCCCGCACCAGGCCGAAGGCCGAGCCTGCGGCGAGACCCCGGGGCGCGTCCGGGGGGCTGTCGGGGTCGAGGAACCGCTCGAGGAACGGCCCGTAGTAGGCGTCGACCTGGGCGTAGACACCGGGGAAGTCGGCCAGCGCGCAGCCCTCGCCGAAGCTGGTGACCCCGATCTGGAGCGGCGAGCCGCCGTTGTCGACGACGATGGGCCCGCCGCTGTCGCCCTGGCAGGTGTCGACCCCGCCGACCTCGAGGTCGCCGGCGCACATCATGTGGGCGACGATGATCGAGCCGCTGTACGCGGCGTTGCAGGCGGAATCGGACACGACCGGCACCTGGGCCACGTGCAGGTCCGTCGGGAAGTTCTGGTCGCCGGTCAGGTCGCCCCAGCCGGTGATGGTGGCCAGGGTGTCCGCCGGCCACAGCCCGGACTGGCTGGGCTGCGCCAGAGCGACCGGGGTCTCGGGCAGCGTCGTGGCCAGCTGGAGGACTGCGATGTCGTTGTCACTGGTGTCAGCGTCGTAGCCGGGGTGCATGCGGATCTGGCGCACGTTGGCCCGGTGGCCGATGTCGTCGACCAGGTCGACGATGCCCGTGCGCACCGCCAGGTCGCCGGCCACCTCGCCGTCGACGCAGTGGGCGGCGGTCAAGACGGTGTCCGGAGAGATCAGGGAGCCGCCGCAGAACTGGGCCTGGAAGGGGTTCGCGACCCCGCGACTGACGAGCGCGACCTGATAGGGGAAGTCGGCGGCGTCCTCGACGGGCACGCCCCCCACGATCTCGGGGTCGCCGGCGCCCTCGGGCACCTGGGCCGACGCCGACGGACCCGTGCCGGCCGCCACGGCGACCAACGCGAGTGCCGCGGCGACGAGGAGCGCCAGGCGGCGCCGGGTGGGTCGGGTGCTGATCATGGGTCCGCCTTCGAGTCGTCGGCGCCGCCTCAGCTCTCGGCCGCGGCCCGCCGTTCCGCCGCTTCCACGGTGTTGCGCAACAGCATGGCGCGGGTCATGGGCCCGACGCCACCGATGCGGGGCGAGAGCCAGCCGGCCACCTCGGCCACCTCGTCGGCCACGTCGGACAGGAGCTTCTTGCCCTCGAAGGAAACCCCGGCGGCAACGACCGCGGCGCCGGGCTTGACCATGTCGGCCGTGATCATCCCGGGTGATCCCGCCGCGGCGATGAGGATGTCGGCCTGTCGGGTGTACGACCCGATGTCGGCGACGCCGGTGTGGACCACGGTCACGGCGGCGTTGGCGTTGGGCCGCTTCAGCGAAAGCAGGTTGGCGAGGGGGCGGCCGATGGTGAGGCCGCGTCCGACGATCACCACGTGGGCGCCGGCGATGGGCACGTCGTGGTGCTCGAGCAGCACCTGGATGCCGTGGGGGGTGCAAGGCAGCGGCGCATCGACGCCCATGACCAGCAGGCCCAGGTTCACCGGGTGCAGGCCGTCGACGTCCTTCGCCGGGTCGACGGTGAGGAGTGCCGACTCGTAGTCGAGGCCGGCCGGGAAGGGGTACTGGGCGAGGTAGGCGTCGATGAGGGGATCGGCGTTGAACTGGCGGATGACCTCGAGGACGTCGTCCTGGGTGGCCGACGCCGGCAGGTGCTCGTGCACCGAGCCGATGCCGATCTCGGCGCAGTCCCGGTGCTTCATGGAGACGTAGTTGCTGCTGGGGCCGTCGTCGCCGACGAGGATCGTGCCGAGCCCGGGGGTGACGCCGGCCTCGGCGAGGGCCTCGACCCGCACCCGCAGCTCGCCCTTGATCTGAGCGGCGAGGGCCTCGCCGTCGAGCGTGATGGCCGTCATCAGTGGCGGAAGTGGCGTTCGCCGGTGAAGACCATGGCGAGGCCGTGCTCGTCGGCCGCGGCGATGACCTCGTCGTCGCGGATGGACCCGCCGGGCTGGATGACCGCGGCGGCGCCGGCGTCGATGGCGCCGTCGAGGCCGTCGGGGAACGGGAAGAAGGCGTCGCTGGCGTAGGCGCCGCCCCGGGCCCGACCGTCGGCCTTCTCGCCGGCGAGTCGGCCGGCGTCCCGGCGGTTCTGCTGGCCGCAGCCGATGCCCACGGCCTGGCCGTCCTTCACCAGCACGATGGCATTGGACGACGTGCGGGCCACGACCCGCCAGGCCAGCTCGAGGTCCAGCCACTGGGCCTCGGTGGGGGCCACCTTGGTGACCACCCGCCAGGTGCTGCGGTCGACGGTGACCTTGTCCGCGGTCTGCACGAGGAGGCCGCCGTCGATCGAGCGCATCTCCAGGGGCGCCGGGCTGGGGGCCGGCGCCGACAGGATGCGCAGGTTCTTCTTCGCCGACAGGATGGCGAGGGCCTCGTCGTCGAACGACGGGGCCACGACGACCTCGGTGAACACGGGGGCGAGGGCCTCCGCCAGGCTGGCGGGCACGGGCCGGTTCACCGCGACGATGCCGCCGAACGCCGACGTCGGGTCGCACTCGTGGGCCCGCTGGTAGGCCACCGTGATGTCGTCGTGCACGGCCACGCCGCAGGGGTTGGCGTGCTTGATCACCGCCACCGCAGGCCCGTCCCCCAAGGTGTGGACCAGGCGCCACGCCGCCTCGGTGTCGTAGAGGTTGAGGTAGGACAGCTCCTTGCCGCCGTGCTGGGTGGCCCCGTCCCACCAGCCGGTGCCGTGGGTGTGCCGGTACCGGGCCCCCACCTGGTGGGGGTTCTCGCCGTAACGCAGGTCCTGGGCCCGGTCGAGGGCGAGGTGCAGGGTGGGCGGCAGCGGGTCGCCGTCACCCTTCCCGTCGAGGTCCTCGAGCTCGCGCTCGTCGAGCCAGTTGACGATGGCGGCGTCGTAGGCGGCGGTGTGGGCGAACGCGGCCCGAGCCAGGGAGCGGCGGGTGGCCAGGGAGACCTCGCCGGTGGCCCGCAGCTCGTCGAGGACCGCCGGGTAGGCGTCGGGCTCGACCACGATGGCCACGTGGTCGTGGTTCTTGGCCGCAGCCCGCACCATCGTGGGGCCGCCGATGTCGATCATCTCCACCGAAGGCTCAGCCACGAACGGGTAGAGGTTGCTGACCACGAGGTCGATGGGCCCGATGCCCTGACGCTCGAGGTCCTGCAGGTGCTCTGGCTTCGAGCGGTCGGCGAGGATGCCGCCGTGGATCTTGGGGTGCAGGGTCTTCACCCGGCCCCCGAGCATCTCGGGCGATCCCGTCACCTGCTCGACGGCCAGCACCTCGAGGCCGGCGTCGGCCAGCGCCGAGGCGGTGCCGCCGCTCGACACGAGCTCCCAGCCCAGCTCGGAGAGGCCCTGGGCGAAGTCGACGAGGCCGGTCTTGTCGTAGACGGAGAGCAAGGCCCGCCGGGTGGGGGCGTCGGGGTCGGTGTCGCTCATGGGGCGGTCCTCGTGGGGGTCAGGAGGGCGGCGTCGTCCACGACCGCCCGGATGGTGGCCGGGTAGAGCCGGCGCTCGACGTCCTTGATGCGCTCGTGCAGGGTGTCGACGGTGTCGTCGGGCAGGACGGGCACGGCCTCCTGCGCCAGGATCGGGCCCTCGTCCACCTCGGAGGTCGCGAGGTGCACCGTGCACCCGGTGACCTTCACCCCGTGGGCGAGCGCCGCCTCGACCGCGCGCCACCCCCTGAACGAGGGGAGCAGCGCCGGATGGGTGTTCAGGATGCGACCGGGGAAGGCCCGGTGGATGGGCTCG encodes the following:
- a CDS encoding malate dehydrogenase, translated to MSKDPVRVAVTGGAGQIGYSILFRIASGQLLGPDQPVILHLLEITPALDGLRGVAMELEDCAFPLLAGVVQTDDANVAFEGVNYALLVGSRPRTKGMERGELLAANGAIFTAQGKALSDNAADDVRILVVGNPANTNCLIAMNNAPNIPNERFTAMTRLDHNRAKAQVALKAGVPVSDVTNMTIWGNHSATQYPDLFRAKIGGRNAAEVIDDQAWLESDFIPTVQKRGAAIIEARGLSSAASAANAAIDHVRTWVDGTPEGDWVSMGIPSDGSYGVPEGLISSFPVTTKDGQYEIVQGLELDDFSRERIDASVAELGEERDEVTQLGLI
- a CDS encoding aldehyde dehydrogenase family protein gives rise to the protein MRDHDKFYIDGAWVEPDGKGTIEVINASTEEVMGHIPEGTTADVDKAVAAAAAAFQTWGYTPKEERGKYLQRLAEGLAARSAEIGEVISQEVGMPLMWANMIQAGLPVGNAANYVEILENYEFEEEIGNSLVVKEPVGVVGAITPWNYPLHQIVCKVAPALAAGCTVVLKPSEVAPLNAFILAEVIDEVGFPAGVFNLVTGVGPVVGERLAEHPDVNMVSFTGSTAAGKRVAEVAAKTVKRVALELGGKSANILLDDADFEKVVGKGVFGCYLNSGQTCTAHTRMLVPRDKQDEVAALAKAAAEAIPVGPADSEATLGPVISATQRDRVRSYIQKGIDEGATLVTGGVEPPEGLDTGYFIQPTVFANVDPDSTIAQEEIFGPVLSIIPYEDEEDAIRIANGTLYGLAGGVQSGSQERAEAVARRMRAGQIDVNGGSYNILAPFGGYGQSGYGRENGVYGLEEFLEVKSIQR
- the metF gene encoding methylenetetrahydrofolate reductase [NAD(P)H], giving the protein MTKIADLLAAGRTYSFEFFPPKSDEATALLEKTIGELEPLGPSFVSVTYGAGGSTRERTRDVVLHIERDTSLPAMAHLTCIGHTRDELVDILTGYREAGIENILALAGDPPAGEEIAATDELTYALDLVELVREVGDFSVGVAAHPELHPRSPDRDSDRVHLAAKLAVADFGITQFFFRASDYLSMIDELAALGCTKPVLPGIMPVTNAGQVKRFAEMAGAEFPADLAERLVAASDDPAELRRIGVEVATELCQDLLDAGVPGLHFYTLNRSTATREIYANLGLAADA
- a CDS encoding trypsin-like serine protease translates to MISTRPTRRRLALLVAAALALVAVAAGTGPSASAQVPEGAGDPEIVGGVPVEDAADFPYQVALVSRGVANPFQAQFCGGSLISPDTVLTAAHCVDGEVAGDLAVRTGIVDLVDDIGHRANVRQIRMHPGYDADTSDNDIAVLQLATTLPETPVALAQPSQSGLWPADTLATITGWGDLTGDQNFPTDLHVAQVPVVSDSACNAAYSGSIIVAHMMCAGDLEVGGVDTCQGDSGGPIVVDNGGSPLQIGVTSFGEGCALADFPGVYAQVDAYYGPFLERFLDPDSPPDAPRGLAAGSAFGLVRATWRPPFFDGGTPITGYKVRILPGGRVFNLPATARSLDVRLAPGVTHTFKVKARNAVGLGVAASRSIPLPIP
- a CDS encoding bifunctional 5,10-methylenetetrahydrofolate dehydrogenase/5,10-methenyltetrahydrofolate cyclohydrolase, yielding MTAITLDGEALAAQIKGELRVRVEALAEAGVTPGLGTILVGDDGPSSNYVSMKHRDCAEIGIGSVHEHLPASATQDDVLEVIRQFNADPLIDAYLAQYPFPAGLDYESALLTVDPAKDVDGLHPVNLGLLVMGVDAPLPCTPHGIQVLLEHHDVPIAGAHVVIVGRGLTIGRPLANLLSLKRPNANAAVTVVHTGVADIGSYTRQADILIAAAGSPGMITADMVKPGAAVVAAGVSFEGKKLLSDVADEVAEVAGWLSPRIGGVGPMTRAMLLRNTVEAAERRAAAES
- the purH gene encoding bifunctional phosphoribosylaminoimidazolecarboxamide formyltransferase/IMP cyclohydrolase; the encoded protein is MSDTDPDAPTRRALLSVYDKTGLVDFAQGLSELGWELVSSGGTASALADAGLEVLAVEQVTGSPEMLGGRVKTLHPKIHGGILADRSKPEHLQDLERQGIGPIDLVVSNLYPFVAEPSVEMIDIGGPTMVRAAAKNHDHVAIVVEPDAYPAVLDELRATGEVSLATRRSLARAAFAHTAAYDAAIVNWLDERELEDLDGKGDGDPLPPTLHLALDRAQDLRYGENPHQVGARYRHTHGTGWWDGATQHGGKELSYLNLYDTEAAWRLVHTLGDGPAVAVIKHANPCGVAVHDDITVAYQRAHECDPTSAFGGIVAVNRPVPASLAEALAPVFTEVVVAPSFDDEALAILSAKKNLRILSAPAPSPAPLEMRSIDGGLLVQTADKVTVDRSTWRVVTKVAPTEAQWLDLELAWRVVARTSSNAIVLVKDGQAVGIGCGQQNRRDAGRLAGEKADGRARGGAYASDAFFPFPDGLDGAIDAGAAAVIQPGGSIRDDEVIAAADEHGLAMVFTGERHFRH
- a CDS encoding phosphoribosylglycinamide formyltransferase; translated protein: MRIGVLASGSGTILEAILGADLPVVVVLVDRPCRATEVAEAAGVPGVLVEREGFGPDFDREAYTQRVVDALEGHEVDLVVMAGFGTILAEPIHRAFPGRILNTHPALLPSFRGWRAVEAALAHGVKVTGCTVHLATSEVDEGPILAQEAVPVLPDDTVDTLHERIKDVERRLYPATIRAVVDDAALLTPTRTAP